From one Sparus aurata chromosome 16, fSpaAur1.1, whole genome shotgun sequence genomic stretch:
- the insm1b gene encoding insulinoma-associated protein 1b has translation MPKGFLVKRNKKSAHVSYRTRSDDDDLHEPPTPAAFPYQADPSPPMSVASSPDRAAASPDFRAAEAPVPRLEKPAQFGNPEAVCQALYSPTRPISKEHDREYFERSFNLGSPISAESFPTPASLSGLDHLMYAPVDLKIGTSNSSRSGTTSSSLPAPSNRVGTKRPAADGVERKPKPASKKPKAIRKLNFEDEVTTSPVLGLKIKEGPVEMKPRAQSAGGNKPLGEFVCQLCKEAYADPFSLAQHKCSRIVRVEYRCPECDKMFSCPANLASHRRWHKPRTTGVPAMSPAPGIKPEMAKMPPLGVKPVSDEAKDMSDRDTPSPGLSESGSEDGSYDCQFCGKRFKRQAYLRKHIMGHQALQKKVLEEHGFQTSDRAAEQAPVSSSSAPLPPPPPPSSLSSSSTTSSTSSSSSSSSEEASNQSPLNLSPVDCLLCPVCGESFTSRAGQERHLRLMHSSQIYPCKYCPATLYSSPGLTRHINKCHPSENRQVILLQMPVRPAC, from the coding sequence ATGCCCAAAGGATTCCTggtaaaaagaaacaagaaatcTGCACATGTTTCCTACAGGACTCGGTCTGACGATGATGACCTCCACGAGCCGCCCACCCCAGCTGCCTTTCCGTATCAGGCGGACCCCTCCCCGCCGATGTCCGTGGCGTCCAGTCCGGACCGCGCCGCGGCGTCGCCGGATTTCAGAGCAGCTGAGGCGCCGGTGCCAAGACTGGAGAAGCCGGCACAGTTCGGCAACCCAGAGGCAGTGTGCCAAGCCCTCTACAGCCCCACCCGGCCCATCAGCAAAGAACACGACAGGGAATATTTTGAGAGAAGTTTCAATTTAGGCTCGCCCATTTCTGCCGAGTCATTCCCGACACCTGCCTCCCTCTCCGGCCTGGACCATCTCATGTACGCTCCGGTCGACCTGAAAATCGGCACCAGCAACAGCAGCCGCAGcggcaccaccagcagcagcctccCGGCACCGAGCAACCGGGTCGGTACCAAAAGACCCGCAGCTGACGGCGTAGAGCGCAAACCCAAACCCGCCTCCAAGAAACCCAAAGCCATTAGAAAACTCAACTTTGAAGACGAGGTGACGACTTCTCCCGTGCTCGGTCTCAAAATCAAAGAGGGGCCGGTGGAGATGAAGCCGAGGGCCCAGTCCGCTGGAGGGAACAAGCCTTTGGGGGAGTTTGTGTGTCAGCTGTGCAAGGAGGCGTACGCGGATCCCTTCTCCCTGGCTCAGCACAAGTGCTCCCGCATCGTCAGAGTCGAGTACCGGTGTCCCGAGTGCGATAAGATGTTCAGCTGCCCCGCCAACCTCGCCTCTCACCGCCGCTGGCACAAACCGCGGACCACCGGCGTACCTGCGATGTCGCCGGCACCGGGCATCAAACCCGAAATGGCCAAAATGCCACCTCTGGGTGTCAAGCCAGTCTCCGACGAAGCCAAAGACATGAGTGACAGAGACACCCCGAGTCCAGGTCTGTCCGAGTCGGGCTCTGAAGATGGCTCATACGACTGCCAGTTCTGCGGGAAGAGGTTCAAGCGGCAGGCATACCTAAGAAAACACATCATGGGACACCAGGCCCTGCAAAAGAAAGTGCTGGAGGAGCACGGGTTTCAAACCAGCGACCGCGCCGCAGAGCAAGCTCCGGTCTCATCCTCCTCAgcaccactaccaccaccaccgccaccatcatcattatcatcatcatcaacaacatcatcgacatcatcatcatcatcatcatcctcagaGGAAGCGTCAAACCAAAGCCCTCTCAATCTGAGCCCGGTGGACTGCCTGCTGTGCCCGGTGTGCGGGGAGAGTTTCACCAGCAGGGCCGGCCAGGAGAGACACCTGCGCCTCATGCACTCCTCCCAGATTTACCCGTGCAAGTACTGCCCCGCCACCCTGTACAGCTCGCCGGGGCTCACCAGGCACATAAACAAGTGCCACCCCTCGGAGAACAGGCAGGTGATCCTGCTCCAGATGCCCGTGCGCCCCGCCTGCTGA